A genomic stretch from Microcebus murinus isolate Inina chromosome 19, M.murinus_Inina_mat1.0, whole genome shotgun sequence includes:
- the MAP10 gene encoding microtubule-associated protein 10 encodes MAASLSERLFSLEVLVDWVRLEARLLPPCAVAVEQEEASPPLALCPAVAFRLLDFPTLLVYPPDGPAAPAPEPRPGVISFCRGKSCLFRLHPATLHRLLVRTPLYTLLLQLPPGRPTPAPQLLGSCNISLAAAVQKVVGPAASRCSQGHRGSFPLRNRVGEHIGDIALAYRLTDLGNRLLGHLERPVTFTSIAGGVEHEEVEEAVEVSSQAPQEKQQLQTPASEPSPRDTDRPPEGLDIPKAQKDLKEIDVHAEATSDNASSVENGKTNSVVTCPHACHGRRSIPLNEDVAELDIETNTFCPPPLYYTHLTREKPPSAQVKITIEPQVKVLEELDGAFPENKHVNPPTHKSSLKHTNSATDESPPMLVNPPHIQDIGAVNQTTCHTQTEQNRINTIRQLPLLNALLVELSLLYDQPMASPTHIHPHLAWLYRTEEKKASESSAKSTCQSESKEGKLSVGEGEKSVSLQHKKNQVENPKKGKYFEKNSGTSQKRVPRGKLLYGLTNTLRLRLKQTNPDVLVVHEKREQYRKMQAQMLGTKFRIPSSKVKILSFPEQNQKSHQLPKDKSLDSDTSFAENSDTSRQISGDFDEPSTTKEIKLKCATEKKRVDCGKNRTSNGSLKEIVSPVNSIIPERFTHTNILEGNVEVQSPCVFPQDAVDRIVADKEINNRQDETTDNDILIADVNENRSHGNSCYENISELRYSDDFTSSCYSEDFCTTEDTSRSLQAHDSNPGAENPKHSQYTSKPSETRLSTRKNSSEKSFILSPPFSAGSPVHSHRRCHISKTQDKSLEEASSISTSDLSSSHWAEEKENQIDQNGMHVSKVIKRGQDICQDISVKLKTRTGCKSVEKSQSPQTSQVSSYLPSNLSELELNVLDSSTSDHFEEDSDDVGSLNISKQCKDICELVINKLPGYTV; translated from the coding sequence ATGGCGGCGTCGCTGTCCGAGCGGCTCTTCTCGCTGGAGGTGCTCGTAGACTGGGTGCGTCTGGAAGCTAGGCTGCTGCCGCCGTGCGCCGTTGCGGTGGAGCAGGAGGAGGCCTCGCCACCGCTCGCCCTGTGCCCCGCGGTGGCTTTCCGCCTGCTGGACTTCCCCACGCTGCTGGTTTACCCTCCGGACGGCCCTGCAGCGCCCGCCCCGGAACCGCGGCCCGGCGTGATTAGCTTCTGTCGCGGCAAGTCCTGTCTCTTCCGTCTGCACCCTGCCACCCTGCACCGCCTGCTCGTTAGGACCCCGCTTTACACCTTGCTGCTGCAGCTGCCCCCCGGGCGCCCGACGCCCGCCCCACAGCTCCTAGGTTCCTGCAACATCTCGCTGGCCGCCGCGGTCCAGAAGGTCGTGGGGCCGGCCGCCTCCAGGTGCTCCCAGGGTCACCGGGGAAGCTTCCCCCTGCGTAACCGAGTGGGGGAGCATATTGGGGACATTGCGCTGGCCTACCGCCTGACTGATCTGGGAAACCGCTTGCTGGGCCATCTTGAGCGGCCCGTCACCTTCACCTCCATAGCAGGTGGAGTGGAGCacgaggaggtggaggaggcagtGGAGGTCAGTTCCCAAGCCCCGCAGGAGAAACAGCAGCTACAGACGCCAGCCTCAGAGCCAAGCCCAAGAGACACTGATAGGCCTCCTGAGGGGTTAGACATCCCAAAGGCACAGAAGGATTTGAAGGAAATAGATGTCCACGCTGAGGCTACATCTGATAACGCCAGTTCTGTGGAGAATGGCAAAACCAACTCTGTTGTTACTTGTCCACATGCTTGCCATGGGAGGAGGAGTATTCCCCTAAATGAGGACGTTGCAGAGTTGGACATTGAAACCAACACATTTTGCCCTCCTCCTCTTTATTACACTCACTTGACTCGAGAAAAACCACCTTCTGCACAGGTTAAAATCACCATTGAGCCTCAAGTGAAGGTACTGGAGGAGTTGGATGGTGCTTTTCcagaaaacaaacatgtaaatCCCCCAACACACAAAAGCTCTCTAAAACATACAAATTCTGCAACAGATGAGAGTCCTCCGATGCTTGTAAATCCTCCACATATTCAAGATATAGGAGCAGTTAATCAAACTACATGTCATACTCAAACTgaacaaaatagaattaataCAATAAGGCAGCTGCCTTTGTTAAATGCTTTGTTAGTTGAGTTGTCCTTGTTATATGACCAACCTATGGCAAGTCCTACTCACATACATCCTCACTTAGCCTGGTTATATAGAACTGAGGAAAAGAAGGCATCAGAATCTTCTGCCAAATCCACATGTCAGTCTGAATCTAAAGAAGGTAAGCTTTCAGTGGGGGAAGGTGAAAAGTCAGTCAGTCTTCAGCATAAAAAGAACCAAGTTGAAAACCCTAAGAAaggtaaatattttgaaaagaacagTGGTACCTCCCAAAAAAGAGTTCCAAGGGGGAAGCTACTTTATGGCTTAACAAATACGCTAAGACTacgtttaaaacaaacaaatcctgATGTGTTGGTTGTACATGAAAAGAGAGAACAGTATAGAAAAATGCAAGCACAAATGTTGGGTACAAAATTCAGAATTCCATCATCCAAAGTTAAAATATTAAGCTTTCCAGAACAAAATCAGAAGTCACATCAGCTACCTAAAGATAAATCTTTAGATTCAGATACATCTTTTGCTGAAAATAGTGATACCTCAAGGCAAATTAGTGGAGATTTTGATGAGCCCAGCACaactaaagaaattaaactaaaatgtgcAACTGAAAAAAAGAGAGTTGATTGTGGTAAAAATAGAACCAGTAATGGTTCATTGAAAGAAATTGTGAGTCCTGTAAATTCCATTATTCCAGAAAGATTTACCCATACAAATATTTTGGAAGGAAACGTGGAAGTTCAAAGTCCATGTGTTTTCCCACAGGATGCTGTTGACAGAATTGTagcagataaagaaataaataataggcAGGATGAAACTACAGATAATGACATTCTAATTGCTGATGTGAATGAAAATAGATCACATGGAAATAGTTGCTATGAAAACATCTCAGAACTAAGATATTCAGATGACTTCACCAGCTCTTGCTATTCTGAAGATTTCTGTACTACTGAAGACACCAGCAGAAGTTTACAAGCTCATGATAGCAATCCAGGGGCAGAAAATCCAAAACATAGTCAATATACAAGTAAGCCTAGTGAAACAAGATTGTCCACAAGGAAAAATAGCAGTGAAAAGAGTTTTATTCTTAGCCCACCTTTTTCAGCTGGATCACCAGTACACTCACATAGGAGATGTCATATTTCAAAAACTCAGGATAAAAGTTTGGAGGAAGCATCTAGTATCTCTACCAGTGATTTATCTTCATCACATTGggctgaagaaaaagaaaaccagatagACCAAAATGGTATGCATGTTTCTAAAGTTATAAAGAGAGGTCAAGACATCTGTCAAGACATCTCTGTTAAACTTAAAACAAGAACTGGTTGCAAATCTGTAGAAAAAAGCCAGTCACCGCAGACATCTCAAGTGAGTTCTTACCTGCCCTCTAATTTGTCAGAACTAGAACTTAATGTCCTGGATAGCAGTACATCAGATCACTTTGAAGAAGACAGTGATGATGTTGGTTCACTAAATATTTCCAAGCAATGTAaagatatttgtgaattagtaaTAAATAAACTTCCAGGATATACGGTGTAA